In Bacillus toyonensis BCT-7112, a single window of DNA contains:
- the rncS gene encoding ribonuclease III translates to MPYRKYREKKYETKYREAFKVFQEKIGITFTDEKLLTQAFTHSSYVNEHRKKPHEDNERLEFLGDAVLELTVSQYLFQKYPTMSEGELTKLRAAIVCEPSLVRFANELSFGSLVLLGKGEEMTGGRERPALLADVFEAFIGALYLDQGLETVWGFLKEIVYPKINEGAFSHVMDYKSQLQELIQRDGSGNIEYQILQEKGPAHNREFVSRVTLNNVALGLGSGKSKKEAEQQAAAEALKKLKEQL, encoded by the coding sequence ATGCCGTACCGAAAATATAGAGAAAAAAAATACGAAACAAAATATCGTGAAGCGTTTAAAGTGTTTCAAGAAAAGATAGGTATTACGTTTACAGATGAAAAATTATTGACTCAAGCATTTACGCATTCATCGTATGTGAATGAGCATCGAAAAAAACCGCATGAAGACAATGAGCGTCTCGAATTTCTTGGAGATGCAGTATTGGAACTTACTGTATCGCAGTATCTGTTTCAAAAATATCCGACAATGAGCGAAGGAGAGTTAACAAAACTACGTGCAGCTATTGTATGTGAGCCATCTCTTGTTCGTTTTGCAAATGAGCTGTCATTTGGAAGCCTTGTTTTATTAGGGAAAGGTGAAGAAATGACAGGTGGACGTGAACGACCAGCTTTATTAGCGGATGTCTTTGAAGCGTTTATTGGTGCCCTTTATCTTGATCAAGGGCTAGAAACAGTTTGGGGATTCTTAAAAGAAATTGTGTATCCGAAAATTAATGAAGGTGCTTTTTCTCATGTGATGGATTATAAGAGTCAATTGCAAGAATTGATCCAGCGTGATGGTAGTGGCAACATTGAGTATCAAATTTTGCAAGAAAAAGGACCAGCCCATAATCGAGAATTTGTGTCACGTGTTACATTAAATAATGTAGCGTTAGGTCTTGGTAGTGGTAAGTCGAAAAAAGAAGCAGAGCAACAAGCTGCTGCAGAAGCATTGAAAAAATTAAAAGAACAACTATAA
- the fabD gene encoding ACP S-malonyltransferase, with amino-acid sequence MGKIAFLFPGQGSQAVGMGRQLAENNNEVAKVFAKADEVLHDSLSEVIFEGPQEKLTLTTNAQPALLTTSFAILTALKEYDITPDFVAGHSLGEYSALVAAGAITFEDAVYAVRKRGEYMEEAVPGGEGAMAAILGADPDMLKRVTEEVTSEGYAVQIANMNSTKQIVISGTIQGVELASQRAKENGAKRAISLKVSGPFHSSLMKPAAEKFQSVLDEITIQDTNIPVIANVTADVITRGADIQEKLIEQLYSPVLWYPSIETMVKQGVDIFIEIGPGKVLAGLMKSIDSSVKAYAIYDEATLKDTISNLRGEN; translated from the coding sequence ATGGGAAAAATAGCATTTCTTTTTCCGGGCCAAGGTTCACAGGCAGTTGGAATGGGTAGACAGTTAGCGGAGAATAATAACGAGGTTGCGAAAGTGTTTGCGAAAGCAGATGAGGTGTTGCACGATTCACTTTCAGAGGTGATTTTTGAAGGGCCGCAGGAAAAGCTTACATTAACGACAAATGCACAACCTGCATTATTAACAACGAGTTTTGCTATTTTGACAGCTTTGAAAGAGTATGACATTACACCTGATTTTGTAGCAGGACATAGTTTAGGTGAATATAGCGCTCTTGTGGCAGCTGGTGCTATAACTTTTGAAGATGCTGTATATGCTGTAAGAAAACGTGGCGAATATATGGAAGAAGCCGTTCCTGGTGGGGAAGGGGCAATGGCAGCTATTTTAGGTGCTGATCCAGATATGCTGAAACGAGTTACAGAAGAAGTAACAAGTGAAGGGTATGCAGTACAGATTGCAAACATGAATAGTACGAAGCAAATTGTAATTTCTGGAACAATTCAAGGGGTAGAACTTGCTTCTCAAAGAGCGAAAGAAAATGGTGCTAAAAGAGCAATTTCGCTTAAAGTAAGTGGACCATTTCATTCCTCTCTTATGAAGCCAGCTGCTGAGAAGTTTCAAAGTGTGTTAGATGAAATTACAATTCAGGATACGAATATTCCTGTTATAGCAAATGTTACAGCAGATGTTATTACACGTGGTGCAGATATTCAAGAGAAGCTAATTGAACAACTGTATTCACCTGTATTATGGTACCCATCTATTGAAACTATGGTGAAACAAGGTGTGGATATATTTATTGAAATTGGACCTGGAAAAGTACTTGCTGGGCTTATGAAGTCGATTGATTCATCAGTGAAAGCATATGCCATATATGATGAAGCGACATTAAAAGATACCATTTCAAATTTGAGAGGAGAAAACTGA
- the recG gene encoding ATP-dependent DNA helicase RecG, with product MNDVVQVPVTDVKGIGGETSELLHEMGIYTVSHLLEHFPYRYEDYAMKDLAEVKHDERVTVEGKVHSAPLLQYYGKKKSRLTVRVLVGRYLITAVCFNRPYYKQKLNLDETVTITGKWDQHRQTIAVSELHFGSVVRQQEVEPVYSVKGKLTVKQMRRFIAQALKEYGDSMVEVLPDGLLNRYKLLPRYEALRALHFPVGQEDLKQARRRFVYEEFFLFQLKMQTLRKMERENSKGTKKEIPSTELQEFIDALPFPLTGAQHRVVDEILKDMTSPYRMNRLLQGDVGSGKTVVAAIGLYAAKLAHYQGALMVPTEILAEQHYQSLAETFSRFGMTVELLTSSVKGARRREILARLEQGEVDILVGTHALIQDEVIFHRLGLVITDEQHRFGVAQRRVLREKGESPDVLFMTATPIPRTLAITAFGEMDVSIIDEMPAGRKVIETYWAKHDMLDRVLGFVEKEIKKGRQAYVICPLIEESEKLDVQNAIDLHSMLTHHYQGKCQVGLMHGRLSSQEKEEIMGQFSENKVQILVSTTVVEVGVNVPNATVMVIYDAERFGLSQLHQLRGRVGRGSEQSYCLLIADPKSETGKERMRIMTETNDGFVLSEKDLELRGPGDFFGSKQSGLPEFKVADMVHDYRALETARQDAAILVDSEAFWHNDQYASLRTYLDGTGVFQGEKLD from the coding sequence TTGAATGACGTTGTACAAGTTCCTGTTACAGATGTAAAGGGAATCGGAGGAGAAACATCTGAATTACTACACGAGATGGGAATTTATACAGTTTCTCATCTATTAGAGCATTTTCCGTACCGTTATGAAGATTATGCAATGAAAGATCTTGCTGAAGTAAAGCATGATGAGCGTGTAACAGTTGAAGGGAAAGTTCATAGTGCTCCGTTACTACAATACTATGGTAAGAAAAAATCACGTCTTACAGTTCGTGTTCTCGTCGGTCGTTATTTAATTACGGCTGTATGTTTTAATAGACCTTACTATAAGCAAAAGTTAAATTTGGATGAAACGGTAACGATTACTGGTAAATGGGATCAACATCGTCAAACAATTGCTGTATCAGAGCTTCATTTTGGATCGGTTGTTCGTCAACAAGAAGTAGAGCCTGTATATTCAGTGAAAGGAAAGCTTACAGTAAAACAGATGCGCCGTTTTATTGCACAAGCGCTAAAGGAGTATGGAGATTCTATGGTCGAAGTGCTACCAGATGGTTTGTTAAATCGGTATAAATTATTACCACGTTATGAAGCACTCAGGGCGTTGCATTTTCCGGTAGGGCAAGAAGATTTAAAGCAAGCTCGTCGCCGTTTTGTATATGAGGAGTTTTTCTTATTTCAGCTAAAAATGCAAACACTAAGGAAAATGGAGAGAGAAAATTCAAAAGGTACGAAGAAGGAAATCCCGTCAACAGAATTACAAGAATTTATCGATGCACTTCCGTTTCCGTTAACTGGTGCACAGCACCGGGTTGTAGATGAAATTTTAAAGGATATGACATCTCCTTATCGGATGAACAGGCTGTTGCAAGGTGACGTTGGTTCTGGGAAAACAGTTGTTGCTGCGATTGGTCTCTATGCCGCAAAATTAGCTCATTATCAAGGTGCTTTAATGGTTCCTACAGAAATTTTAGCCGAACAACATTATCAGTCGCTTGCGGAGACGTTTTCTCGTTTCGGTATGACGGTTGAACTGTTAACGAGTTCTGTTAAGGGTGCGAGACGTCGGGAAATTTTGGCGAGATTAGAGCAGGGAGAAGTAGATATCCTTGTTGGGACGCACGCTTTAATTCAAGATGAAGTTATATTTCATAGGTTAGGTCTCGTTATTACCGATGAACAGCATCGATTTGGTGTAGCGCAGCGCCGGGTTTTACGTGAGAAAGGTGAAAGTCCAGATGTATTGTTTATGACGGCAACCCCAATTCCGCGAACGTTAGCTATTACGGCATTTGGAGAGATGGACGTTTCTATTATCGATGAAATGCCAGCTGGTAGAAAGGTAATCGAAACGTATTGGGCAAAACATGATATGTTAGACCGTGTTCTCGGCTTTGTGGAGAAAGAGATAAAAAAAGGAAGACAGGCATATGTTATTTGTCCTCTTATTGAAGAGTCTGAGAAACTTGATGTACAAAATGCTATCGATTTACATAGTATGCTGACTCATCATTATCAAGGTAAGTGCCAAGTTGGATTAATGCATGGGAGACTATCATCTCAAGAAAAAGAAGAGATAATGGGACAGTTTAGTGAAAATAAAGTGCAAATTCTTGTTTCGACAACAGTTGTTGAAGTAGGTGTGAATGTACCAAATGCGACTGTTATGGTTATTTATGACGCGGAGCGTTTCGGTTTATCGCAGCTTCATCAGCTCAGGGGGCGTGTTGGGCGTGGTAGTGAACAATCATATTGCTTATTAATTGCAGACCCGAAATCAGAAACAGGAAAAGAAAGAATGCGTATTATGACTGAAACAAATGATGGATTTGTATTGTCAGAAAAAGATTTAGAGTTACGAGGTCCTGGGGATTTCTTTGGAAGTAAGCAAAGTGGTCTACCAGAATTTAAGGTTGCTGATATGGTACATGATTATCGGGCGTTAGAAACAGCGAGACAAGATGCGGCGATACTAGTTGATTCAGAAGCGTTTTGGCATAATGATCAGTATGCTTCGTTGCGTACTTATCTTGACGGAACAGGTGTGTTCCAGGGAGAGAAGCTCGATTAA
- the acpP gene encoding acyl carrier protein, with the protein MADVLERVTKIIVDRLGVEETEVVPAASFKEDLGADSLDVVELVMQLEDEFEMEISDEDAEKIATVGDAVTYIESHL; encoded by the coding sequence ATGGCAGATGTTTTAGAGCGTGTAACAAAAATCATCGTTGATCGTTTAGGTGTAGAAGAAACTGAAGTAGTACCAGCTGCAAGCTTTAAAGAAGATTTAGGCGCAGACTCCCTAGATGTAGTAGAACTTGTAATGCAATTAGAAGATGAATTCGAAATGGAAATTTCTGATGAAGATGCTGAAAAGATTGCTACTGTTGGCGATGCTGTGACTTACATAGAGAGTCATCTATAA
- the smc gene encoding chromosome segregation protein SMC → MFLKRLEIAGFKSFAERVSVDFVPGVTSVVGPNGSGKSNITDAIRWVLGEQSAKSLRGAKMEDVIFAGSETRRAVNVAEVTLTLNNEDQRLPIEYNEVSVTRRVSRSGDSDFYINKQSCRLKDIIDLFMDSGMGREAFSIISQGKVEEILSSKSEERRGVFEEAAGVLKYKLRKKKAEGKLADTQENLNRVQDIIHELSIQVEPLERQASIAKDYLEKKEELEKVEAALIVHEIEELHEKWEALRSQFGHNKNEEAKMSTHLQKSEEELEELRGQLQAVDESVDSLQEVLLLSSKELEKLEGQRELLKERKQNATTHCAQLEQLIVELTEKAKSYDGEIESSTEVLMQFVDQVKELERNLLDNEQLLATFADNLEEQIENLKGDYIELLNQQASQRNELSMIEEQSKQQNSKNERLDEENAKYVEMRMEITAKKTKLVESYEQVKEKIAGIISNIQKTEAALGKCKAQYSENETKLYQAYQFVQQARSRKEMLEEMQEDYSGFYQGVREVLKARENRLQGIEGAVAELLTVPKEYEVAMEIALGAAMQHIVVQTEEHARNAIAFLKQNKHGRATFLPQAVIKSRSLSFEQLRVVNQHPSFVGVAAELVQYNNKYENVVSSLLGTVVVAKDLRGANELAKQLQYRYRIVTLEGDVVNPGGSMTGGAVKQAKSSLLGRQRELEEWTKKLTDMEEKTTKLENFVKAVKQEIQEKEVQIRELRQGVETERADEQKLREEINQLELEEHRINDRLSIYDLEIEGFLQDQVKMQGRKGELEKILATLQAEISELDSKIVALTKQKSEQHSSKEKVQKEMTELKVQAAEQQQRLSNQKEKVERLTKEKEETDTTLVKTKEDLAFLKQEMTSNSSGEEQITNMIEKKAYDRNQTSELIRSRREQRVSLQERVEHLERNVKETLGKHKYILELLKDQEVKINRLDVELENRLQHLRETYTISFEAAKLKYTMMMPAEDARKKVKLIKLSIEELGTVNLGAIDEYERVAERHTFLLEQRDDLEEAKATLHQLITEMDEEMKKRFSTTFEGIRTEFQSVFTELFGGGRADLVMTDPGDILNTGIDIVAQPPGKKLQNLGLLSGGERALTAIALLFGILKVRPVPFCVLDEVEAALDEANVARFAQYLKKFSDETQFIVITHRKGTMEESDVLYGVTMQESGVSKLVSVRLDDGEELVASK, encoded by the coding sequence GTGTTTTTAAAAAGATTAGAAATAGCAGGATTTAAATCTTTTGCTGAGCGTGTATCTGTCGATTTTGTTCCAGGTGTTACGTCTGTAGTAGGGCCTAATGGGAGCGGGAAAAGTAATATTACTGATGCAATTCGCTGGGTACTTGGTGAACAATCTGCAAAATCATTACGTGGTGCAAAGATGGAGGATGTTATTTTTGCCGGTAGTGAAACGAGGAGAGCGGTTAATGTAGCTGAAGTAACATTAACTTTAAATAATGAAGATCAACGTTTACCGATTGAATATAACGAGGTGAGTGTAACGCGCCGTGTATCTCGTTCAGGTGATAGTGACTTTTATATAAATAAACAATCTTGTAGATTGAAAGACATTATCGATTTATTTATGGACTCTGGCATGGGAAGAGAAGCCTTTTCAATTATTAGTCAGGGGAAAGTGGAAGAGATTTTAAGTAGTAAATCAGAAGAACGTCGCGGTGTATTTGAAGAAGCGGCAGGTGTGCTGAAATACAAACTTCGCAAAAAGAAAGCTGAAGGGAAATTAGCGGATACACAAGAAAACTTAAATCGTGTACAAGATATTATTCATGAATTGAGTATTCAAGTAGAACCGTTAGAGAGACAAGCTTCTATTGCGAAAGATTATCTCGAGAAAAAAGAAGAGTTAGAGAAAGTAGAAGCTGCGCTTATTGTACATGAAATTGAAGAATTGCATGAGAAATGGGAAGCGCTTCGAAGTCAGTTTGGGCATAATAAAAACGAAGAAGCTAAAATGTCAACGCATTTACAAAAAAGTGAAGAAGAGCTTGAGGAGTTACGTGGACAATTACAAGCGGTAGATGAGTCTGTAGATTCCTTGCAAGAAGTTCTTCTTCTTTCTAGCAAAGAGCTAGAAAAATTAGAAGGACAACGTGAGCTGTTAAAAGAGAGGAAGCAAAATGCTACGACGCATTGTGCACAACTTGAACAGTTAATTGTTGAATTGACAGAAAAAGCTAAAAGTTATGATGGTGAAATTGAATCAAGTACAGAAGTGTTAATGCAATTTGTAGATCAAGTAAAAGAATTGGAGAGAAATTTGCTTGATAATGAACAACTGCTTGCAACTTTTGCGGATAATTTAGAGGAACAGATTGAGAATTTAAAAGGGGATTATATTGAACTTTTAAATCAACAAGCTAGTCAGCGTAATGAATTATCTATGATTGAAGAACAGTCTAAACAGCAAAACTCTAAAAATGAACGTCTTGATGAAGAGAATGCGAAATATGTAGAAATGCGTATGGAAATCACAGCGAAAAAGACGAAACTTGTTGAAAGTTATGAACAAGTGAAAGAAAAAATAGCTGGTATCATTTCGAACATACAGAAAACAGAAGCGGCGCTCGGGAAATGTAAGGCGCAGTATAGTGAAAATGAAACAAAACTGTATCAAGCATATCAATTTGTACAACAGGCGCGCTCACGAAAAGAAATGCTAGAAGAGATGCAAGAGGACTATTCTGGTTTCTACCAAGGTGTACGTGAAGTATTGAAAGCTAGAGAAAATAGGTTGCAAGGTATCGAGGGTGCTGTTGCGGAACTGTTAACGGTACCGAAAGAATATGAAGTTGCAATGGAAATTGCTCTAGGTGCAGCAATGCAGCATATCGTTGTACAAACAGAGGAACATGCTCGTAATGCAATTGCATTTTTAAAGCAGAATAAACATGGACGTGCAACGTTTTTACCGCAAGCTGTTATTAAAAGTAGATCGTTATCATTTGAACAGTTACGTGTTGTGAATCAACATCCATCGTTTGTAGGAGTAGCGGCAGAACTTGTGCAGTACAATAATAAATACGAGAATGTCGTTTCGAGCCTATTAGGTACAGTTGTTGTTGCGAAAGATTTACGCGGTGCAAATGAATTAGCGAAACAATTACAATATCGCTATCGTATTGTAACACTTGAAGGTGACGTAGTGAATCCTGGGGGTTCAATGACTGGTGGAGCTGTAAAACAGGCGAAATCTTCTTTATTAGGACGTCAGCGTGAACTTGAAGAATGGACTAAAAAGCTCACTGATATGGAAGAAAAAACAACGAAGCTAGAAAACTTTGTTAAAGCAGTAAAGCAAGAGATTCAAGAAAAAGAAGTACAAATACGCGAACTACGCCAAGGTGTAGAAACTGAGCGTGCAGATGAACAAAAATTAAGAGAAGAAATTAATCAATTAGAATTAGAAGAACATCGAATTAATGATCGCTTATCTATATACGACTTAGAGATAGAAGGATTTTTACAAGATCAAGTGAAAATGCAAGGACGTAAAGGAGAGTTAGAAAAGATTTTAGCAACTCTTCAAGCAGAGATTTCGGAATTAGATAGCAAAATCGTCGCGTTAACGAAACAAAAAAGTGAGCAACATTCTTCAAAAGAAAAAGTTCAGAAGGAAATGACTGAGCTGAAAGTACAAGCGGCTGAACAACAACAACGTTTGTCTAATCAAAAAGAAAAAGTTGAACGATTAACGAAGGAAAAAGAAGAAACTGATACAACACTTGTAAAAACAAAAGAAGATTTAGCATTCTTAAAGCAAGAAATGACATCTAATTCAAGTGGTGAAGAACAAATTACGAATATGATTGAGAAAAAAGCATATGATCGTAATCAAACTTCAGAATTAATTCGCTCTCGCCGTGAACAACGTGTATCATTACAAGAGAGAGTGGAGCATTTAGAACGTAATGTGAAGGAAACGTTAGGCAAGCATAAATATATTCTTGAGTTGTTGAAAGATCAAGAAGTGAAAATTAACCGACTTGATGTTGAGTTGGAAAATAGATTGCAACATTTACGTGAAACATATACGATTTCATTTGAAGCAGCAAAACTGAAGTATACAATGATGATGCCTGCAGAAGATGCGCGTAAAAAGGTGAAATTAATAAAACTATCCATAGAAGAGTTAGGTACAGTAAACTTGGGTGCAATTGATGAATACGAGCGAGTAGCGGAACGTCATACGTTCTTACTAGAGCAACGAGATGATTTAGAAGAAGCGAAAGCGACATTGCACCAACTTATTACTGAGATGGATGAAGAAATGAAAAAACGTTTTTCCACTACTTTTGAAGGGATTCGAACGGAGTTTCAATCTGTATTTACTGAATTATTCGGAGGCGGTAGAGCGGATTTAGTAATGACGGATCCTGGAGACATATTAAATACTGGTATTGATATTGTTGCACAACCACCAGGAAAGAAATTGCAGAACTTAGGTTTACTGTCAGGTGGAGAACGTGCTTTAACGGCAATAGCGCTTTTATTTGGTATTTTAAAAGTACGCCCAGTACCATTCTGTGTACTAGACGAAGTAGAAGCGGCTCTAGACGAAGCGAATGTTGCTCGTTTTGCGCAATATTTAAAGAAATTTAGTGATGAGACGCAGTTTATTGTAATTACACACAGGAAAGGTACAATGGAAGAGTCTGATGTATTGTATGGTGTAACGATGCAAGAATCAGGTGTATCTAAGCTTGTTTCTGTTCGTTTAGATGACGGGGAAGAACTTGTGGCGAGTAAATAG
- the fabG gene encoding 3-oxoacyl-[acyl-carrier-protein] reductase, which produces MLKGKVALVTGASRGIGRAIAIDLAKQGANVVVNYAGNEQKANEVVDEIKKLGSDAIAVRADVANAEDVTNMVKQTVDTFGQVDILVNNAGVTKDNLLMRMKEEEWDTVINTNLKGVFLCTKAVSRYMMRQRHGRIINIASVVGVVGNPGQANYVAAKAGVIGLTKTSAKELASRNITVNAIAPGFIATDMTDVLDENIKGEMLKVIPAAQFGEAQDIANAVTFFASDQSKYVTGQTLNVDGGMVM; this is translated from the coding sequence ATGTTAAAAGGGAAAGTAGCATTAGTAACTGGTGCTTCACGTGGAATTGGTCGCGCGATTGCAATCGATTTAGCGAAACAAGGGGCAAATGTAGTAGTAAATTATGCTGGTAATGAACAAAAGGCGAATGAAGTAGTAGATGAAATCAAGAAATTAGGTTCAGATGCAATTGCGGTAAGAGCAGATGTTGCAAATGCTGAAGATGTTACAAATATGGTGAAACAAACAGTAGATACATTTGGACAAGTCGATATTCTTGTAAATAACGCTGGCGTAACAAAAGATAATTTATTAATGCGTATGAAAGAAGAAGAATGGGATACAGTTATTAATACAAACTTAAAAGGTGTATTCTTATGTACAAAAGCAGTATCTCGTTATATGATGCGCCAACGTCATGGTAGAATAATAAATATTGCTTCTGTTGTTGGTGTTGTAGGAAATCCAGGGCAGGCTAATTATGTTGCTGCTAAAGCTGGTGTAATTGGATTAACAAAAACATCAGCAAAAGAATTAGCAAGTCGAAATATAACTGTTAATGCAATTGCTCCTGGATTTATTGCAACTGATATGACGGACGTATTAGATGAAAATATAAAAGGTGAAATGTTAAAAGTTATTCCGGCTGCACAGTTTGGTGAAGCGCAAGATATCGCGAATGCTGTAACGTTTTTTGCTTCGGATCAAAGCAAATATGTTACAGGACAAACGTTAAATGTTGATGGCGGAATGGTAATGTAA
- the fapR gene encoding transcription factor FapR, protein MKKRRSKKERQELLQQTIETNPFITDEDLAEKFQVSIQTVRLDRMELSIPELRERIKHVATKQHEEDVKSLPLEEVVGEIIDIELDRHAISIFEVKVEHVFKRNQIARGHHLFAQANSLAVAVIDEELALTAKSTIRYIRPVKLGERVVAKARVEDVENDKGRTVVKVRSFVGEELVFTGTFEMYRSSNNSEEGNNL, encoded by the coding sequence ATGAAAAAGAGAAGAAGTAAAAAAGAAAGACAAGAATTATTACAACAAACAATAGAAACGAATCCTTTTATAACGGATGAAGATTTAGCAGAAAAATTTCAAGTGAGCATACAGACTGTTCGTCTGGATCGTATGGAGTTATCTATTCCTGAATTGAGAGAACGAATTAAGCATGTGGCTACAAAACAACATGAAGAAGATGTGAAATCTTTACCGTTAGAAGAGGTTGTCGGAGAAATTATCGATATAGAATTAGATAGACATGCGATATCTATCTTTGAAGTAAAGGTAGAACATGTATTTAAAAGAAATCAAATTGCTCGTGGGCATCATTTGTTTGCGCAAGCAAACTCACTAGCTGTTGCAGTTATTGATGAAGAATTAGCTTTAACTGCAAAGTCTACCATTCGATACATTCGTCCTGTAAAATTAGGAGAACGTGTAGTTGCAAAAGCGCGCGTTGAAGATGTAGAGAATGATAAAGGACGGACGGTTGTCAAAGTGCGTAGCTTTGTTGGAGAAGAACTTGTTTTTACAGGCACTTTTGAAATGTATCGATCTAGTAATAATAGTGAGGAAGGTAACAACTTATGA
- the plsX gene encoding phosphate acyltransferase PlsX, translated as MKIAIDAMGGDHAPKAVVLGAMKAIKEYSDLHITLVGKEAEIRQYLTSEERITILHTDEKIESTDEPVRAVRRKKQASMVLAAQQVKDGIADACISAGSTGALMAAGLFVVGRMEGIERPALSPTMPTVDGEGFVMLDVGANVDAKPVHLYQYAVMGSVYAEKVRGIKNPRVGLLNVGTEDGKGNELSKQVFAMLKDAPINFVGNVESRDLLQGVADVVVCDGFTGNVALKSLEGTALALFSMLKEQLMSSFTSKLAAAVLKPKLMVLKDKMDYSEYGGAALFGLKAPVIKAHGSSNDQSIFSAIRQTREMVAKEVIPTISSVMEKEPLQ; from the coding sequence ATGAAAATCGCAATAGATGCAATGGGCGGAGATCACGCTCCAAAGGCTGTAGTATTAGGAGCAATGAAAGCTATTAAGGAATATTCAGATTTACATATTACGTTAGTAGGGAAAGAAGCAGAAATCCGTCAATACTTAACGAGTGAAGAGCGAATTACTATCCTTCATACAGACGAAAAAATTGAATCGACAGATGAGCCAGTAAGGGCGGTTCGTCGAAAAAAACAAGCTTCAATGGTACTAGCAGCGCAGCAAGTGAAAGATGGTATTGCAGATGCTTGTATATCAGCAGGTAGTACAGGGGCTTTAATGGCAGCAGGATTATTTGTTGTCGGTCGTATGGAAGGAATTGAACGACCAGCTTTATCACCGACAATGCCAACTGTTGATGGAGAAGGTTTTGTTATGTTAGATGTTGGAGCAAACGTTGATGCAAAACCAGTTCATTTATATCAATATGCAGTGATGGGTTCTGTTTACGCAGAGAAGGTAAGAGGAATTAAAAACCCTCGTGTTGGACTTTTAAATGTTGGAACAGAGGATGGAAAAGGAAACGAGCTTTCAAAACAGGTCTTTGCTATGCTCAAAGATGCACCAATTAATTTTGTTGGAAACGTTGAATCAAGAGATTTATTGCAAGGTGTAGCAGATGTTGTTGTGTGTGATGGTTTTACAGGGAACGTAGCTCTAAAATCACTAGAAGGAACCGCGCTTGCGCTATTCTCTATGTTAAAAGAGCAATTAATGAGTTCGTTTACGAGCAAATTAGCAGCAGCGGTATTAAAACCAAAACTTATGGTATTAAAAGATAAAATGGATTATTCGGAGTATGGAGGAGCGGCATTGTTTGGATTGAAAGCTCCTGTCATTAAGGCTCACGGTTCTTCAAATGACCAATCGATATTTAGTGCGATTCGTCAAACGAGAGAAATGGTAGCGAAAGAAGTAATTCCTACAATTTCAAGTGTAATGGAGAAGGAGCCGCTTCAATAA